In a genomic window of Deltaproteobacteria bacterium:
- the lpxD gene encoding UDP-3-O-(3-hydroxymyristoyl)glucosamine N-acyltransferase, with protein sequence MKLAEIAGRLGCELRGNGDVEISGMNSIDDAQPHELTFVANKKYLAKLATTKAAAVLLAPTDPDIALPSLRTPNPYLAFAQVLAWFHPPYTPPVGIHPTAVIAPSARLGASAFVGPYAVIGENVVIGDNARIFAHVVIYPNVQIGHAFTAHAGVVIREGTTIGDRVILQGGVVIGGDGFGYVPLPDGSPYKIPQTGTVTLADDVEIGANTTIDRAAMGTTMIRRGAKLDNLVMVGHGCDVGEGALLAAQVGLSGSTKLESGVRMGGQVGAAGHLTVGKNTMVAAQSGIPHDVPANSVVGGYPAVDIMSWRRYSAALPKLPELMRRIRRLEHALQANEEARGKNDE encoded by the coding sequence ATGAAACTTGCTGAGATTGCCGGACGACTAGGGTGTGAGCTGCGAGGAAACGGAGATGTGGAAATCTCTGGTATGAATAGTATCGACGACGCACAACCTCATGAGCTCACCTTCGTGGCGAACAAGAAGTATCTTGCCAAGCTTGCGACAACCAAAGCTGCTGCGGTCCTTCTTGCCCCGACCGATCCGGACATTGCGCTTCCATCCTTGCGCACCCCGAATCCCTATCTCGCGTTTGCGCAAGTGTTGGCGTGGTTTCATCCACCCTATACGCCACCAGTGGGTATTCATCCGACGGCGGTGATTGCGCCGAGTGCTCGCCTTGGCGCGTCAGCCTTCGTTGGTCCGTATGCGGTGATTGGGGAGAACGTCGTTATTGGTGATAACGCGCGAATTTTTGCGCACGTGGTGATTTATCCGAACGTCCAGATCGGACATGCCTTTACTGCGCATGCTGGAGTGGTGATTCGCGAGGGAACGACAATTGGAGATCGTGTCATTCTTCAAGGTGGGGTGGTCATTGGCGGTGACGGGTTCGGCTATGTTCCGCTTCCTGATGGCTCGCCTTACAAAATTCCGCAGACCGGGACCGTTACCCTCGCTGATGATGTCGAAATTGGTGCAAACACGACGATCGATCGTGCCGCGATGGGAACCACGATGATTCGCCGTGGCGCGAAGCTCGATAACCTCGTGATGGTTGGCCACGGCTGCGATGTTGGGGAAGGCGCATTACTTGCGGCGCAGGTTGGGCTTTCGGGAAGCACGAAGCTTGAGTCTGGGGTGCGTATGGGAGGGCAAGTCGGAGCTGCGGGCCATCTGACCGTGGGAAAAAATACGATGGTTGCGGCGCAGAGTGGCATTCCTCACGATGTGCCAGCAAACTCGGTTGTTGGCGGATATCCAGCCGTCGATATTATGTCCTGGCGCCGCTATTCGGCAGCGTTGCCGAAATTACCAGAACTGATGCGGCGGATACGGCGGCTTGAGCACGCATTACAAGCAAATGAAGAAGCGAGAGGTAAAAATGACGAATAA
- a CDS encoding tetratricopeptide repeat protein: MKSTNQVVRPLIFFLLIGLICLLRIANVAPFAIAVVPGSMSPIVSRALTHSSLMVGTPTRADRAIREAEARVQRLPNDGEGYVALANAYMQKSRETNDPDYYVRAETAVQRALSLQPDSPSALRTLAWVQTGKHEFREARTTAERLLVQSPLDPLAYGLLGDAALELGDYERAAITSGLTLEDHKYHFRDMITKKQYVEYLVSTPKNCTCTYLAEHLE; encoded by the coding sequence ATGAAATCCACGAACCAGGTGGTAAGACCGCTCATCTTTTTTCTTCTCATTGGCCTGATCTGTCTCCTCAGAATCGCCAATGTTGCACCCTTTGCGATTGCTGTTGTTCCAGGAAGCATGTCGCCAATCGTATCTCGCGCTCTGACGCATTCCTCGCTTATGGTTGGAACACCGACGCGTGCAGATCGCGCAATTCGCGAAGCAGAAGCCAGAGTCCAGCGTTTACCCAATGATGGCGAGGGATATGTTGCACTTGCGAACGCCTATATGCAGAAGTCGCGCGAGACGAACGACCCCGATTACTATGTACGAGCTGAAACGGCGGTACAGCGTGCACTCTCTTTACAACCTGACTCACCGTCGGCACTTCGCACCTTGGCGTGGGTACAGACCGGCAAGCATGAGTTTCGCGAGGCACGCACGACTGCCGAACGGTTACTGGTACAGTCGCCGCTCGATCCGCTTGCGTACGGACTCCTTGGCGATGCTGCGCTTGAACTGGGCGACTATGAACGTGCGGCAATAACGTCAGGACTTACGCTTGAGGACCACAAGTATCATTTTAGGGATATGATTACCAAGAAGCAGTACGTCGAATATTTGGTGAGCACGCCGAAGAATTGCACCTGTACGTATCTGGCCGAGCATTTGGAAGA
- a CDS encoding ATP phosphoribosyltransferase, with protein sequence MDALKLGIPKGSLENSTIELFRKAGWKITTSSRSYFPSIDDPTIRCMLVRAQEMARYIESGTLDAGITGKDWIMEYDAEVEVISDLVYSKASFQPTRWVLAVPHDSPIRTPEDLQGKKIATELVQYTRRYFAERKVKVDVEFSWGATEAKAAEGLVDAIVEVTESGSTIRAHGLKIVWELFTSNPQIIANKQAWKDPAKREKIEQIALLLKGALMAEAKVGIKLNVPKAKLDTVVNMLPSLNAPTVSPLYHSDWFAVESVISEEVVRELIPKLIKNGAEGIIEYPLNKIV encoded by the coding sequence ATGGACGCATTAAAACTTGGTATTCCCAAAGGAAGTCTTGAGAATTCAACGATTGAGTTGTTTCGCAAGGCGGGATGGAAAATCACAACCAGTTCCCGTAGCTATTTTCCTAGCATCGACGATCCAACCATCCGTTGCATGTTGGTCCGCGCACAGGAAATGGCACGCTACATCGAATCAGGCACCCTCGACGCTGGCATTACCGGTAAAGATTGGATCATGGAGTACGACGCCGAGGTCGAAGTTATCAGCGATTTAGTGTACTCCAAAGCCAGTTTTCAGCCGACACGTTGGGTTCTCGCTGTTCCTCACGATTCTCCAATCCGCACTCCAGAAGATCTGCAAGGAAAGAAGATCGCTACCGAATTAGTCCAGTATACACGCCGCTATTTCGCTGAACGAAAGGTCAAAGTCGACGTCGAGTTCTCGTGGGGAGCAACCGAAGCCAAAGCGGCAGAAGGCCTGGTTGATGCGATTGTTGAAGTGACAGAGTCAGGCTCGACGATTCGCGCTCATGGACTGAAGATTGTGTGGGAATTGTTTACCTCAAATCCGCAGATCATCGCCAACAAACAAGCATGGAAAGATCCAGCCAAGCGAGAAAAGATCGAGCAAATCGCGCTCCTGCTGAAAGGCGCACTCATGGCCGAGGCGAAGGTTGGCATCAAGCTCAACGTGCCAAAAGCCAAGCTTGATACGGTCGTCAACATGCTACCAAGTCTGAACGCTCCAACGGTGTCGCCGTTGTATCACAGTGATTGGTTCGCGGTGGAAAGTGTCATTAGTGAAGAAGTCGTACGCGAACTCATCCCCAAGCTGATTAAGAACGGCGCTGAAGGCATTATCGAGTATCCGCTGAATAAGATTGTGTAG
- a CDS encoding sigma-70 family RNA polymerase sigma factor: MNRANNPSPPLDRKEPQEDRILDDQALLAAITRQEQAAFERLYDRYHTMVYHLARKILHAPDRAEEVVYDVFWQVWREAERYDGQRGSVGAWLTTLARSRAIDALRARQVQPTTTDDKALVERQLLIDPQPNPEERMSLEQRAVFVRTALETLPSDQRTALELSFFADSLIVKLLINSMNRLELSKRVFGRRCFVFEIAYARFLGVSHDASSVERSVAAVCRWRA; encoded by the coding sequence GTGAATCGCGCGAACAATCCATCTCCGCCGCTCGACCGTAAAGAACCACAGGAGGATCGTATTCTGGACGATCAGGCCCTGCTGGCGGCGATTACGCGGCAAGAACAGGCAGCCTTCGAACGTCTGTATGACCGATATCACACTATGGTGTATCACCTCGCGCGTAAAATCTTGCATGCTCCAGATCGTGCTGAAGAGGTGGTCTATGACGTGTTTTGGCAAGTGTGGCGTGAAGCGGAACGATATGATGGGCAACGCGGCAGTGTCGGGGCATGGCTCACCACACTGGCACGAAGTCGCGCGATCGATGCGCTCCGTGCACGACAGGTACAGCCTACCACGACCGATGACAAGGCCTTGGTGGAACGTCAATTGCTCATTGATCCGCAGCCTAATCCAGAGGAACGGATGAGCCTTGAACAGCGGGCGGTATTCGTGCGGACTGCCCTGGAGACGCTTCCCTCTGACCAGCGTACTGCGTTGGAATTGTCTTTTTTCGCGGACTCTCTCATAGTGAAATTGCTGATCAACTCGATGAACCGATTGGAACTATCAAAACGCGTATTCGGACGGCGATGTTTCGTGTTCGAGATCGCTTACGCCCGCTTCTTGGGGGTAAGTCATGACGCATCAAGCGTTGAAAGATCTGTTGCCGCTGTATGCCGTTGGCGGGCTTGA